The nucleotide sequence CTGTAAACAAGTACTTTTCTATGAGAAAATCATTAATGAGGATTCCGATTCTAGACTCGTTATCTAACCGTTGAGAGGATTGACTGTATAGATCTTTTAATCGCATTAACTTGTTCCTCTGGCCCATGAATAAACGATGATCCTGTAGCAACTAGAGCTGTATTATTCGTGGCGATTATTTCAGTGGATCTTTTGCCGGCGTAATCACTCGTAATTGAAACTCTATTCAAATGAGAAtgataaatttgaagaattgtATGAAATACTTTATGTAAGCTATATTAGGTGATAGATACCGACTTTTCTACGGGTATTGTCCATGAGAGGCCTTTGGAACTTTTTACTTCGTTCACAAACTTCATTTCTCCCTGGTTGTGGAACCAGTGATGGTATTTATCTGAACCGCATAACCATAACTCGCCACCATTTTCATCCGACTCGTTCCTAAAAGTTTAGAATGGTGGAATTATATATATAcataaataatcatttttccaTCTTAAGTACGATGCTTGTTGTggtacctataatatgtatgtattgtcATGGAATTCTGAACCTACTTGgttaaataaaaagaaaatctaCTGTTGAGCATTCCTCGTTCTTCGCAATATTTTGATATAATATTGAATGAATCCCTCTCTGAGTTGTAATTTAATCCCATGATCCCATCGTATGCTCTGTTCGCGAtttgctcagacatgttcgtGGATTGAAGAAATCGTTGATTATTCACTTTGTAGCCATTTATctgcaataaaaatttgaatgagtaggataaaaattaagaagtttttgggtatttttctcaatttttttgaaattggcaaaagttATCTACCTTACTAGATAATAAATCGGTACCGCTGCGTTCGAAAATTATAATTGGTACAAAATATCAATTAgccaagatgaaattttcaaatcacgaatttattcaaatttttttcatttttgcaattacccaAGGTAAATATTCTTTAGCCCTGAACAGTTTGAAAATGggtcgaaattacaaaaaaaaaaaaaaaaaaaccctcacAGTTCACAGTCGCATGAGgtcaaaaaactgaatttttttttttgaaaaacttataggtaatttaaatatttaaacaCGATGTCCACGAGttgaaattctgtaaaattctcagttttagccctttttatgtagaataacgtatcaaaaaattgaaaaaaaattttttcatttccgagaaaaaaaataacaattttggcacttattgcagacgtatgtatgtacttgtaccatcagaaacctaaaaaatgattttttttgcatttttgagatattttaccagtGTGTAGACATAGaggaacatgtgaaaaaaatccccctcccccattttgaatccatttgatgaaaacaTTTATACTCCAATGTAAAAAACTGCAAATCCcgaacttgaagaaaaaaatgaagaaatcaatGGGTGGGgagttcaaatattttgaaaggtggtgattttttccccaaaaggtactgaaaaagtagtaaaataGTTGACACCCTGTAGAGAGGGGGGTGAGGTGATGCATCCTCATGTAAATGTAAGTACTTACTGAAATCGTATCACGAGACCAAAATCCGCTTACAGATCCTGAACCATACCATAAGGTAGACGATTCGTtctctttttcatatttttggtacgtttctgAGGAGTTGTGATCATAATATCGAGTACGATTTTCTGTAATGAGATTGCGCATTTATAGGGTTTAGACGATCGTAcaatatataaaaaaataatgtttcgcATCATCACAGCTTACTTGGGCATGCCGGACTATCACAAAGAGTTGAATGGACCCACAACGAAGACGATCCTGTATCAAACTTAACATTCATCTGCACTGGTGGCGTTCCAATTGAAATAGCGCCGTAATAtccattctgaaaaataattccgagcttgtgaatttttattcgcTGCGATTTACATATTTTGCAGGTGGaggactttttcaaattttcaccgcGTTGCGCCGTGCTTTTATGtaatacctacttcatttttgtAGTATTTGAGAggaattttatgtatttttgttcCATTAATTAAATGTCTGCATCTGACGGTCGGGTTGGGTAtctgtttttgttttggatAAATTCTCCATCGATAACTGGAAAAAGTGAGGATTGGAATTACTTATCTATCAATTGGTGAGAAGCAGTGTTGCGACGATCGATGTAGCGTAAAAATAAAGAGCGAGATCACCGAACTCCCAAAAACTTGattaaggtagagtggggtaattgcaaaaacggggtaattgcaaaattgtcaCCTCATgctaaaaaatatcaattttctggttgtgccaactagggggtgtcgaagcaacaacctttaccgacatattcacTTGGTCACAACTCGCcgggttcaacttgtcgctccgtagcaaacactttCATCAATGCATGTTAAAatcactcataagtaaagtgagaggtgttttttaaaaaaatgcaagtgaaatagaaaaaactggcgatttatctggaattttcacgatttagggtcatgaaggattaaagtttaaggtaagatatcggaatttgaaattttttttttattttggccgtaaattgcgtttttgcaatcaccccagaaaaaatcgactcggggtaattgcaaaaacgatttttttttttcatttttgcacttaccacaaatatttttttgccctaaataacttgaaaatggttcaaaattacaaaaaaaaaaataaacttccacggtcacatgatgagttacacgttagagaagtgattaacagttttactgaatttcaaaattactgctcCTATTTAAcgttttactaatatatttgacgaaaaatgtacttCTATGAcaagttttttacataaaaaacatcagaaatgatcaatagttgattttttgttaattttagcgagttttataaaaaataatttttcaacattttttcactcccctgaaaatttttttgggaagtggaaaagttatcgaatttttcaccgaatcaagaccacgaatacatcaaaagttagcaaatgacacgtacaATACAGtcagtgtgttgaaaatgcaaaaaaataaaaaaaataaaaaaaaaatattttccatttttgcatttaccctaacatggggtaaatgcaaaagtccattttcaaattttcaaattgcaattttcccCACGATTTGTagaccaaattgtaccaaaattttaccattgatagagaaccccctgaagtacatacatatatgtggtacaaatttcagcttcatccgtgcaatagtcttctcacagcgccctctcaaagtgtcactaatcaaaaagtgctttgcaattaccccactctaccttactaTAAAAGTTTTCTGATCAGAAAAACTAaatcatactcgtataatatcaCTTCAACACTTTCGAAAACGCACAAACCGATGTATtgtgtgactttttttttttagcatcaaCTTCAATAGAGTGCTTGAAAGGggtccagtaaaaaaaaaaaaattgataacgctGGCTTACCCAATATATTCCGTAGTACAAATAATACTCGTTTTAAGTTCTGCGTCGTACGTCTTTATGAAAAATATAGCCAATATAACCAGTAAATATAATAGCTTCAtcatcgattaattttttgaaattcgtcagACACTTGGAGATacaaatgtactcgtacttatactgactatcttgatttttaaattcagttttcaaactGTCGTACATAACGGTGCTGCGGGGCTCGTGCGTTCGCGTTGCGATTCCGTTACTTTTGCGAATCAAGCCTTTACTTGTCCTTCCAGTGTTCCTGTTCTTCCTTCGTTTCTCTTTCTCTTCTCCTCCTCTCACGACGTACAAAAATAGCGGTACATTGTACATTATATTATAACCTTTTCAAGAAACGATCAAACGaaacgatgtattttttcaatgatctaaATGAGAAACCACGGTACTTTAAGCGACGGTGGAATTTGGTTGTAAAACAGGCATACACAGTTAACCCTTAAAAGCACGCTCCTaggaaaaagttgtgaaaattttttttttgtgataaactGTGTTCCATGAGTCTAAGGAACAccaaaaaacccccaaaaaaattttcgagcccATAGGGCAGATTTTATGGAATGTACACTATAGTGTACACTGCGCACGATGCTGAAACTTACTATTGAAGAGTTGTGTACACTAAAGTGTACATTGCGAACGTTGGTATGCGCTATTCAGTTCACAAAAACCtgtttatttcatatttttctcctGAAATACGTACGTACGGCATGTGGTATGGTATATGAGTACATATAAAGTGAAGTTGGTGGCGCGACGAAATGAtcaattaggggggggggggtctgaaattttgtcaactttctAGTTTCATCAAACACCCCTCCCCCTACCACACCCCTCCACAGATTTTTCCAGCCGATTGGTCAGGTGtggttttaataaattttttaaggaAAGTTGGAAGttaatttttatactcgtattgtattcttgaaaatttttgaaaatttgcacagtAGAATGAATATTTGTTGTCGCTTCTCTCGgtcaaaaactgtgaaaaatttattaggtactcGAAGTACAAAATAACATCATTGAatgcaaatttgattttcatggcttcaaatttttagtttacaggaaattataacattaaaaaaaataagaataagacCCGAGCCAGACAacggcaaaagctctcaaaaattcacgattctTCAGTTTTTAGGACAgcatttcatgttttcaaaaagaaccaattttggtgaaaattgaaaattgtttacgaattttagatgaaaaataggaccttttttttagtattttagaaaaagttaGAAACTATGGCAGTTTTGAATGGAATGAAGAGActttattttgggaaatttcagtaaaacaatattatttttgatattgtgagaagtcaatttttctactgtTGAACCTTGGTCTGCGaatcaaatttataattcaaaaagtaaaaactcagggtttttgaaaattattctttgatttttccaacttacacaaatttttcccaactttttctaATTCACTCAATTACTGCTCCCCCTCTTTGGCAGGCCTCTGATAATTTCATCTTCTAATTCATCCGAAGACAAATTTTCTATGTTGGATTCTCatggtaaaataaatgccaaatcccattttcttttcaaatttttgagctaaagCAGTTCTTGGGATTTCCTAAGTTCTACTCTACTTGACACTACTCACTATCAGAATATCAAAATACAACTCGTAAATAATCTAGATTGGTTCTCTTCAAAAATACGCAGTCTATAGCTATCAAATGTCCTATGAGTAGATACTGACcgcgtcatttttttccaaatgggaTAAAAATAACTGTTTCTTTAAGAATTCGGCTCTCTACTCATTCTATTCCAAACATGGGGTAATAAAATTGGTTTTATTGTTCACAAATACTAGCGCCAGAGTCGTAGACGAACGTGACAAATACAATGTACAACAGATTTCAAGGATACCATCGTGCGCGGTGTACACTATAATGCACATTCAATTCCGGTTGTAATATACTCTGTCATTCGCAACGTACACTATAGTGTACATCAACTTTCAGCTTCAATTATGAAAAGCTGGAGTGATCAAATAAAAAGTTGACTTCTTCCTAGTAAATAGGAGACCTTTCTTTAATAAATccacactttgaaaaatttcagaagtttttctcattttgtcagattataatttaaaaatgtctattttgatgcaatagaaaaaactgaaacacaCAAACTTTGAACTTGCATAAAAagtttatatttcaaaaaaatggtttgaaatttcaattctaggCGTGGAAAGGTTTGTAATAATtattagtgaaatgaaaattcgaaaccGGCccatagaaaaaattacaaaaattcccAAAGTGTGTGTACACTATAGTGTACGTTGCGACGTTTAGGGTTAAGTAGTCTACTATCTATTCACGAGGCAAAAAGTTTTCACTTACCGGGattttgttggtgaaaaaaagtttatttggCATTACGTCAGTACCGCTTCATCATTTACGAgaatgtcaacattttttttttgaattgcacGGGGGTATTTTTTGATCTAGTTGGGGGACAAAAAATTTGACCGAGAATGGATAAGCTGGTATCTTGGGATGCtgagaatagaaaattttctatcGGCGTCCTGCGCaatcaaaagttattcaaacCTAACCGCAATTTTCGCAGATTTGTTGAGGTTTTTCCGTTCTTGATGGTGTTGCATACTCAGAGGGAATAATTTTTGTGTTCCAACATatgacttgcacgaaattttttaagccttacaaaggtagatagaaagagcaggcaaaaattgatgatctgacaaaattttaagtgcttaagtgtctttttcgatttttggcgaatttctgaaaatcaaatttgggccaaaaatgagagaaaaaatcaagatcttaccaaattgacttgaaaaactgaaatttgggacgtACCATcgttttgacctgccaaatcgattggaaactgtttcggaCCGTTTAGAGTTGTTCTGGaacctctagcagatttttgaaaccttaaaattcccacaaaatttcatcaatggagttagtccggcatatgacaataggaatactcgcaccccccccccccgccgatcctccgggacaacttttttcttaatggggacatcctaaggaacattttaaagcaaacttgcccaaaaaaaagttggcttcacttacaaaatggcggccattttgattgacaggtcagccgaaatagcagattttgcgtttcaacataggacttgcacgaaatttttcaaaccttacaaaagtagatcgaaagatcatgcaaaaatctatcacctgtcaaaatttcaagtgctaaagtgcgttttttgatttttggtgaatttttgaaaatccaatttaggctaaaaatgagggaaaaattcaaaattttaccaaattgaccaagtaAGCTGAAagttgggatataccctattttcgacatgccaaatcgattggaaacgatttcaaccagttttgagcagttctggagcctccagcagatttttgaaactcgaaattcccacaaaattccatcaaattggagttgtaaagctgaaatttattctaaaaactaatttaaatacgctacgaagtactgcaggtgaatttcaagtcgttttggagcctccagcgatttttcgaaaattcctgaagcctccagcagatttttgaaactttgaatttttacaaaatttcatcaaatggagatggaaatatgaaatttactctgcatttccaattttgaaccCTCTGaagacttcaggtgggttcaagtcattttagagcctccggcgacttttttgaaaattgccggagccttcagtagatttttgaaacttgaaattcccgcaacattaatttatcaaatggagttaacaagctgaaatttacttcgcagactacatggtggtttcaaatagttttgaagcttccagctacttttaggaaatttcaattttccaaaaaaacgccatacaacctttcaaaaagtagctgaaggctccaaaacgactccaccagcagtccacttcgtagcgtattgagcttagtttgcagaataaatttcgactatccatctcagtttgatgaaattttgaggaaatttcaagtttcaaaaatctactggaggctccagtaattttcaaaaaagtcgttggaggctctaaaatgacttgaacccacctgacgtcgtcttcagagggtgttaaaattggagtgtagagtaaatttcagttttccttctccatttgatgaaattttgcgaaaattcgaAGTTTCAAACTCCTGCTGgatgcttcaggaattttcaaaaagtcgctggaggctctaaaacgacttgaaattcacctacagtacattgtttttttcatttttcatcaacatgggtataaatatggacccctaaatttttttccatctaatatagaataccgagaaaagaagacaagtccaaagcatcgaaaaacatctttaaataaatttttgtacaattttctgaaatttttattcattttttgagggggtccatgtttgtacccgagtccatatttgtaccattttatgtcacttttctaaatttcaaatttctccgtgagttttcaacaaaaaaatttttttacacaattgtactagagtctttggccttttgaatggtatattcgaataaaaattttgataattttttctattctttgaagccaaaaagctagctggggtccatatttgtaccttctcctctataaaaccgatttaaaaaaattgaaagtttgcgaaaaaatgtgatttttttaatttaaaacatgaaaaaagttttgattggtgaagttgacccttttgacccctatttttatgTATCCGTTGAACAAGTTGAGAAAActtttcactcgataaaatataaactcatcacaaaattatcaaaattcgaaaaaattcaaaaaataaacctatttctatttattttttgctatgagtgtgatttttatcaactttttcaatgaaatacttcagaaagaggtcaaaataagacaaccgaataaatttaaactttttttgatgtttggaattgaaaattgaatgttttcgaattttgattttttttgtgatgagttttctcaactttttcaacggaggTTCATAATGCGAAGTACCTTACTATTGTACTCtagaaaaattcgtttaaataattatcaaaataaatgatCAAGTACTCATGGTTTATTGTGATGAGACAAAACAAGGATATGGTTTTCAGAACGACTACCACACCAATGTATAAAAGattacaaataaataatatgtatctAATATGTACATTAACCTATAAATTACAAAGTCTAAAAATACCTTACATCCTAAATTATTCACTAGAATCGATTCAAGATTTATTGTGTACTATTAGAAGATACTTTTCAACGAAGTGATTGACAACTGAAGCGATTGGAAAATATATTCATTCAAGTCTGCACGCTTTTGGCTAATCCTATTCGACGTCTCTCCATATCGAACACCGAATAGTAGTTCCGGAGAAAAACTTCTCCTAAAACCCATTCATCGGAAAATGGCGTATCCGTTTCAGTTATACCGAGCATGACCGTGTGCTGCATAATACATAATAGAAGTTTACCTATAAATTAATCGAGTAGATTTCTAAAGAAATTATGATGGCAAAAATCTTCACTTACCCCTAATCGTACCATATAATCTGGTCCTGTGATTACATAATCTTCGCCGCCAATCctaaacgttacgtttggcagCCTGTGCAGGTTTGAGAGAAAGTCGTCGATCGAGAAGAATGGCTCCAATTGTCTGAAAAATGCATTGAAGTGGTCTTTTTTCCCATGAACCGACGACGTACCGGTGTCAACAATGGCTGCAATATTCGCGGCGATGATTTCTGTGGATTTTTTACCGCCGTAATCACTCGTAACTGAAATTCTGATCAAATAGGAATGAAAAACGTTAATGATCGTATACAATGCTACATATATATGCAAGGTTATTACATGAATACCTACTTCTCAATCGGTATGGTCCATGAGTGGCCGAGGGAACTTTCCACTTCACTTATATAATTTAGTTTTCCTTGGTACTTGGATCTATCTGAACCGCATAGCATTAACTCGCCACCTTTCATTTCCGTAACATTCCTAAAAGTTTAAAATGATGGAAATGTTCCATCTTAAGTACAATGATTGTTGtggtaggtataataattatgtattgtgTGAAATTCTGAACATACTTGGTTAAATAAAATGAGAATGTACTGTCGTTCATTCCTTTtagttcacaa is from Planococcus citri chromosome 1, ihPlaCitr1.1, whole genome shotgun sequence and encodes:
- the LOC135835631 gene encoding lysosomal aspartic protease-like yields the protein MMKLLYLLVILAIFFIKTYDAELKTSIICTTEYIGYRWRIYPKQKQIPNPTVRCRHLINGTKIHKIPLKYYKNENGYYGAISIGTPPVQMNVKFDTGSSSLWVHSTLCDSPACPKNRTRYYDHNSSETYQKYEKENESSTLWYGSGSVSGFWSRDTISINGYKVNNQRFLQSTNMSEQIANRAYDGIMGLNYNSERDSFNIISKYCEERGMLNSRFSFYLTKNESDENGGELWLCGSDKYHHWFHNQGEMKFVNEVKSSKGLSWTIPVEKVSITSDYAGKRSTEIIATNNTALVATGSSFIHGPEEQVNAIKRSIQSILSTIQDPRANLHKLPNITFTMGGDDFVLTGQDYITEYDDVTIGLAKTNTPSPSEWVLGAVFLRKYYTEFDMHNHQIGFLEI